A single genomic interval of Syntrophobotulus glycolicus DSM 8271 harbors:
- a CDS encoding ABC transporter permease has protein sequence MNKKEKRQVGIVWIIGIAVFWELLSFLLEHAFHDSMASAKLPYLHTIVSTWFENWDMLLVAGAVTFSRAAIGFALGAAVGIILAVIMSLSKTAERIAFPYLIISQMIPVLGLAPIIFNIVRDMDLSRIMIAAYITFFPVSVNMLSGLKSVEQEKKDLLFSIAANKFKIYAKLMFPFSLSFLFTGLKIAAPMSVTASILVDMLGSKSGIGVKMLYSLYSNSTDIFWASVMTSALMGIISFYLVVLAERILLPWQTMKPREEGV, from the coding sequence GTGAACAAAAAGGAAAAAAGACAGGTGGGAATTGTTTGGATCATCGGGATAGCTGTTTTTTGGGAATTGTTATCTTTTCTTCTTGAACACGCTTTTCATGACAGTATGGCTTCCGCGAAGCTGCCCTATCTGCATACAATTGTGTCTACCTGGTTTGAAAATTGGGATATGCTGCTTGTTGCCGGGGCGGTGACATTCTCCCGGGCCGCAATCGGGTTTGCGTTAGGGGCGGCGGTGGGGATTATTCTGGCCGTGATCATGAGCTTGTCCAAGACAGCGGAGAGAATTGCTTTTCCGTACCTGATTATTTCTCAGATGATACCGGTTTTGGGATTGGCTCCGATTATTTTCAATATTGTCAGAGACATGGACCTGTCCAGAATCATGATCGCGGCCTATATCACCTTTTTCCCGGTTTCTGTAAATATGCTCAGCGGACTGAAAAGTGTCGAGCAGGAGAAAAAAGATTTGCTGTTCTCTATTGCCGCCAATAAATTTAAAATTTACGCGAAGCTAATGTTCCCATTCTCCCTGTCCTTTTTGTTTACAGGGTTAAAAATTGCCGCGCCAATGTCCGTTACTGCCTCAATACTGGTAGATATGTTAGGTTCTAAAAGTGGGATCGGCGTGAAGATGCTGTATTCTCTGTACTCCAACTCGACAGATATTTTCTGGGCTTCCGTGATGACAAGCGCTCTTATGGGAATCATCAGTTTTTATCTGGTTGTTCTTGCCGAAAGAATTTTACTGCCGTGGCAAACCATGAAGCCAAGGGAGGAGGGGGTTTAA